From a region of the Pseudanabaena sp. BC1403 genome:
- a CDS encoding serine/threonine-protein kinase, producing the protein MPYCLNPSCQKPNNPEGGRFCMNCGKNLPLKGLYEAIALIGQGGMGRAFQAKDLGRLGHPCAIKQFLPQFQEAELMKKAIALFESEAAQLKALGSHPQIPELIAYFEEDGCLYLVQELIDGENLYIELQHNGIFSESQIYELLVNILPVLQFIHDRQVIHRDIKPDNIIRRSLTSPELVQDEGKNNCQSPIPNSPQNNFVLVDFGAAKAFTTDTANRTGTLIGSAEYIAPEQARGKAVPQSDLYSLGVTCIYLLTGISPFDLYDDESDRWIWQANLQTSISSHLARILDHLLERAISNRYRSANEVLHDLQSLAINADINAGSLGVSYIPLGNSPQIEELIEALDLGQWQEGDRLTNEIILALVNKNRIAQLTPNDIEQISCDIWIAIDQAWMKSSNNRFGWSTQQQIWRNLGGRLIYEENNYWEFAKVYEKFADRVGWRKPRWLNLEFSPKIWRKYENLTFAIAAPQGHLPSLFFWEGFNLIDPVFYRLAVCRQK; encoded by the coding sequence ATGCCCTACTGCCTCAACCCTAGCTGCCAGAAGCCAAACAATCCCGAAGGTGGGAGATTTTGCATGAATTGTGGTAAAAACTTGCCGCTTAAAGGGTTATACGAAGCGATCGCCTTAATTGGGCAGGGAGGTATGGGGCGAGCTTTTCAAGCAAAAGATTTAGGGCGATTGGGACACCCCTGTGCAATCAAGCAATTTCTGCCCCAGTTTCAAGAGGCTGAGTTAATGAAAAAGGCGATCGCTCTATTTGAAAGTGAAGCCGCTCAACTTAAAGCGTTAGGATCTCATCCACAAATTCCTGAGTTAATCGCCTATTTTGAGGAAGATGGATGTCTATATCTAGTACAAGAACTTATCGATGGTGAAAATCTCTATATCGAATTGCAGCATAACGGCATATTTAGCGAATCACAGATCTACGAATTATTAGTAAATATCCTTCCCGTTCTCCAATTCATTCATGATCGCCAAGTTATCCATCGCGACATCAAACCCGACAACATTATTAGGCGATCTTTAACATCTCCTGAATTAGTTCAAGATGAGGGAAAAAACAATTGCCAATCACCTATTCCCAATTCCCCTCAAAACAATTTCGTTCTCGTTGATTTCGGAGCCGCTAAAGCTTTTACTACCGATACCGCCAATCGCACAGGCACATTAATCGGTAGTGCCGAATATATTGCCCCAGAACAAGCAAGGGGAAAGGCTGTCCCTCAAAGTGATCTCTATAGTTTGGGAGTAACTTGCATTTATTTACTGACAGGAATTTCACCCTTTGATTTATATGATGATGAAAGCGATCGCTGGATTTGGCAAGCAAATCTGCAAACTTCTATTTCCAGTCATTTAGCAAGGATTCTCGATCATCTATTAGAGAGAGCAATCTCCAATCGCTATCGTTCTGCTAACGAAGTCTTACATGATCTGCAATCTTTAGCGATTAATGCAGATATTAATGCTGGTAGTTTAGGAGTTAGTTATATTCCTCTAGGCAATAGTCCTCAAATAGAAGAATTAATTGAAGCGCTAGATCTAGGGCAATGGCAAGAAGGCGATCGGCTAACGAATGAAATTATTTTGGCACTTGTCAATAAAAATAGAATTGCGCAACTAACTCCCAATGATATTGAGCAGATTTCCTGTGATATCTGGATTGCGATCGATCAAGCATGGATGAAATCCAGCAATAATCGCTTTGGGTGGAGTACCCAACAGCAGATTTGGCGAAATCTTGGCGGTAGATTGATCTATGAAGAAAATAACTATTGGGAATTTGCTAAGGTCTATGAGAAGTTTGCCGATCGCGTCGGATGGCGTAAACCACGTTGGTTAAATCTAGAATTTTCTCCGAAAATATGGCGCAAATATGAGAATTTGACCTTTGCGATCGCTGCACCACAAGGACATTTACCCAGTTTATTTTTTTGGGAAGGATTTAATTTGATCGATCCTGTTTTCTACCGCTTAGCAGTCTGTCGTCAGAAATAG